In one window of Sardina pilchardus chromosome 23, fSarPil1.1, whole genome shotgun sequence DNA:
- the otos2 gene encoding otospiralin-like, giving the protein MLRLGLLLGTFLLGCLWMTEVKCSEDSGVRETHRMPNWALTSSDFFGWVEELRSHAGYEKMEDLARTFWAHFPSASRLGYDPPAPEE; this is encoded by the exons ATGCTTCGCCTTGGCCTGCTGCTCGGCACGTTTCTGCTGGGATGTCTCTGGATGACAG AAGTCAAGTGCAGCGAGGACTCAG GTGTGCGTGAGACCCACCGCATGCCCAACTGGGCGCTGACCTCCTCGGACTTCTTCGGCtgggtggaggagctgagatCCCACGCCGGCTACGAGAAGATGGAGGACCTCGCCAGGACCTTCTGGGCCCACTTCCCGTCCGCCAGTCGCCTGGGTTACGACCCCCCCGCCCCTGAGGAGTAG